The Natronincola ferrireducens nucleotide sequence TATTCAGCTTAATTTGTTCATTAGCCCATTAAAAGTTTATCATTAAAGACTTTAAGTTACAAGTAGAAAAAATTTGATATTTTTTCAAAAAAGTTTAACCCTCCAGCACTTTTGTACTAGAGGGCGTTATTAATTCATTTTAATAGACTTTTTAGGACATTTTCCTTCACAGACTCCACAGCCTATACATTTATCTGCTAATACTTTATGCTTTCCTTTTAATTCACCTTCAATAGCCTCTACAGGACACTGTTTTTTGCAAATAGTACATCCTATACAGGTTTCTTCATCGATAACTGCCTTCTTTCTTTTTTCTAAATTCCCTTCAATAGCATTTGTTGGGCATTTTTCTACACAAACAAAGCATTGTGTGCATTTTGCATAGTCGATGAAGGCCAAATTATTTTTAAAGTCAATAGCACCAAAAGGACAGGCTTTTACACATATTTGACATCCAATACATCCAACTTCACATTTTTTTCTTACAATTTTACCACTTTCTTTATTATTACATGTGATAACAACGCTTTGGTCATAAGGAACCATATCTATTACATCTTTAGGACATACTTCAATACATTTGCCACAGGCGGTACATTTTTCAGGAATAATTCTTGCAATTCTTCCTTCAACTATCTCTATAGCATCAAATTGACAGGCCTTTACACAGGTTCCAAAACCTAGACAAGAATAATTGCAAGATTTCTCTCCGCCTCCACCGACCATAGAAGCAGCTACACAATCATTGATACCATGGTATTCAAATTTATCTCTACACTTCTCCTTATCACCATTACAGATAACCTTAGCAACTTTTCTAGCACTGGTATCTACTTCTACACCCATGATTTCTGCTAAGGCCTTTGCACAATCAGGACCTCCTACTGGACATCCATCTACAGGTGCTTTCCCTTCAGCTACTAGTTTAGCAAAGCTATCACATCCAGGTACGCCACAACCTCCACAGTTAGCTCCTGGTAAAGCATCTCTAATGGCAAGGGCCTTTGGATCTATTTCAACAGCAAACTTTTGCGATGCATAGGCAAGCCCAGCACCGAAAACTAAGCCTAGGCCACCTAAGCTAACAATGGGGTAAATAATGCTTTGAAAGTTCATAATATCCCTCCTTTATACAAGTCCAGCAAATCCTAAAAAGGCCATTGACATCAAACTTGCCGTAATAAGTGCAATGGGAAAACCTTTAAAAGACTTAGGTACATGAGCTAATTCTAATCTTTCACGTATTGCAGCAAATAAAACAATGGCTAACGAAAACCCTACAGCTGCTCCTATAGCATGCACAATTGTTTCAATTAAGTTATAATCCTGTGAAATATTTAAGATAGTTAATCCTAAAACTGCACAGTTAGTAGTAATTAAAGGTAAAAATACTCCTAATGATTGATAAAGTGTAGGACTACTCTTTTGAATAATCATCTCTACCAGCTGAACTAAAGAAGCAATAACTAGAATAAAAGCTATCGTTTGCATATATTGTATTTCTAGGTTGTCTAAGATAAATATTTGTACCAAATATGTTATAACAGATGCTAAAGCCATAACAAAGGTAACCGCCATGCCCATGCCAAAGGCTGTTTCTACTTGTTTTGAAACACCTAAGAAAGGACATATTCCTAAAAATCTAGATAATATAAAGTTGTTTACTAAAATGGCACTAACTAAAATAACAAATAATGACGAAACTGACAAATCCTACACCCCCCTATAATTTATTTAAGTCTTTTGAAGTAAGTTTATTAAATATTGCTAAAAGTATACCTAATGCTAGGAATGCTCCTGGAGGCATTGTCATAAATCTTGCTGGTTCAAAGCTACTCCAGGTAGCAACTTGACCAAATATTGTTCCAGCACCTAGCCACTCCCTTACAATTCCTAATACTACCAATGCCCCTGTAAAACCTAAGCCCATTCCCACACCGTCTATCACTGAGCCAAATGTAGAGCTTTTAGAAGCAAAGGATTCTGCTCGAGCTAAAATTAAACAGTTTACAACAATCAATGGAATAAATATTCCCAGTGCTGCATTTAATGCTGGTAAGTAAGCCCTCATTAGCATTCCAACCATCGTTACAAATGTAGCAATAACAACAATAAAGGATGGAATTCTAATCTTACTAGGAATGAAATTCTTTAATAATGAAATAACTGTATTTGAACCTACTAAAACTGCTGTCGTGGCTAAACCCATACCTAATCCATTTAATGCAGAGTTGGTTACGGCTAAAGTAGGACACATTCCTAATACCTGTACAAAAACTGGGTTGTCAAAGACAAGTCCCTTCATAAATATTCTATTTGGTTTCACAGTAGTTCACCTCCGATAATTTAGCGGTTTTTTAACAGTTCCTCAAACAAACTGCGGACAGCGTTAACTCCTTCAACAACAGCCTCTGAAGAAACGGTGGCACCAGAAATTGCTTCAATATATTGAGCCCCACTTTCTCCACCCTTCGTCACAATGAATTCGTCATCTGTAGGTTTATCAAGAAACTGATTAGTAAAGGATGCATCAGCAATTTTGGAGCCTAGACCTGGTGTTTCAGTATTATCTCCTATTTTAACACCAGTAATTCTTCCCTCACTGGATATACCAACAAGCATTTCTATTCTACCGTCATAACCCTGAGGATTAACTTTTACTGTATAACCTACAGTTTCACCAGCTGTTAACCCTTCGAATACTTCTAAGATAAGTCTTCTATCCAACAGCTCTTCATCCTCTAGGACATTAAAATCTTCTGCCTCGGGTAATAGAGCTACTAAGGCTTGTCTTGTCTCCTCAAGGGCCCTTTCTTGAATAATTCCCTGTGTTACATCATTGGTAACTCCTAATATTAAACCAGCAATTGAAGTAATTATTAATAGTATTAAACCTAATTTTATAATTTCACGCATTTTTTATTTCACCTCCCCAAATACTCTAGGGGTTGTATATCTATCAATTAACGGTGATGCTACATTCATAAGGAGTATAGAAAAGGCTACACCCTCTGGA carries:
- a CDS encoding RnfABCDGE type electron transport complex subunit B; amino-acid sequence: MNFQSIIYPIVSLGGLGLVFGAGLAYASQKFAVEIDPKALAIRDALPGANCGGCGVPGCDSFAKLVAEGKAPVDGCPVGGPDCAKALAEIMGVEVDTSARKVAKVICNGDKEKCRDKFEYHGINDCVAASMVGGGGEKSCNYSCLGFGTCVKACQFDAIEIVEGRIARIIPEKCTACGKCIEVCPKDVIDMVPYDQSVVITCNNKESGKIVRKKCEVGCIGCQICVKACPFGAIDFKNNLAFIDYAKCTQCFVCVEKCPTNAIEGNLEKRKKAVIDEETCIGCTICKKQCPVEAIEGELKGKHKVLADKCIGCGVCEGKCPKKSIKMN
- a CDS encoding RnfABCDGE type electron transport complex subunit G; protein product: MREIIKLGLILLIITSIAGLILGVTNDVTQGIIQERALEETRQALVALLPEAEDFNVLEDEELLDRRLILEVFEGLTAGETVGYTVKVNPQGYDGRIEMLVGISSEGRITGVKIGDNTETPGLGSKIADASFTNQFLDKPTDDEFIVTKGGESGAQYIEAISGATVSSEAVVEGVNAVRSLFEELLKNR
- the rsxE gene encoding electron transport complex subunit RsxE, which gives rise to MKGLVFDNPVFVQVLGMCPTLAVTNSALNGLGMGLATTAVLVGSNTVISLLKNFIPSKIRIPSFIVVIATFVTMVGMLMRAYLPALNAALGIFIPLIVVNCLILARAESFASKSSTFGSVIDGVGMGLGFTGALVVLGIVREWLGAGTIFGQVATWSSFEPARFMTMPPGAFLALGILLAIFNKLTSKDLNKL
- the rsxA gene encoding electron transport complex subunit RsxA, with protein sequence MSVSSLFVILVSAILVNNFILSRFLGICPFLGVSKQVETAFGMGMAVTFVMALASVITYLVQIFILDNLEIQYMQTIAFILVIASLVQLVEMIIQKSSPTLYQSLGVFLPLITTNCAVLGLTILNISQDYNLIETIVHAIGAAVGFSLAIVLFAAIRERLELAHVPKSFKGFPIALITASLMSMAFLGFAGLV